Part of the Janibacter endophyticus genome is shown below.
CGCGCAACGCGACCGCTTCTGGCCGCTCAAGGTCATCCATGCCCACCTCGACGCGCTGGACCGCGGCCTCGTCCCCGCCGAGGTCCCCTCGGGGGAGACCGCCGTCGTCCCGCCGACGGGGGGGCGCACGGATGCCGACGCGCTCCTGCCGCGACCACCCCTTCGCCTCACCGCCGAGGAGCTCCGGGCGGCTGCCGGGATCGACGCGGCGACGCTGCGAGACCTCGTGAGCTACGGGCTCGTCCGGGCCCACGCCGGTCACTACGGGGCGGAGGACCTCGACGTCGCGGTCGCCGCCGGCGCCCTGGTCGAGGCCGGTATCGAGGTCCGGCACCTGCGGCCCTTCCGCACCGCGGCCGAGCGCGAGGTCGGGCTCGTCGAGCACGTCCGTGCGCGCACCCCCGGTCGGGGCGCCGCGCGTGAGGCCGAGATGCAGCGGAGGGCGGCCGAGGTCGCCGCCGCGTGCCTCGACCTGCACACCGCTCTCGTCCGGGCCCAGGTCGGCGCACTACGGTAGGGACCGTGATCGTCCTCGATGTCCTCGGTGTCCGGGTGGAGATGCCCACCTCGCAGCCCATCGTCCTGCTCCGCGAGCGGGACGGCTCGCGGTACGTCCCGATCTGGATCGGTGCGGCCGAGGCGACCTCGATCGCCTACGCGCAGGAGGGGGTCGAGCCGCCGCGGCCGCTGACCCACGACCTGCTCGTCGACGTCGTGGAGGCCGTGGGCCGCAAGGTCGCCTCCGTCGAGATCGTCCGTCTCGACGAGGGCGTCTTCTACGCCAACCTCGTCCTCGACGACGGTACCCGCGTGGACGCCCGCTCCTCCGACGCCATCGCGGTGGCGCTGCGCTGCGGCGCGGACATCCTCGCCACGGAGGCGCTCGTCGACGCGGCCGGGGTCGAGTCCTCCGCCGAGGAGGACGAGGTCGAGAAGTTCAAGGAGTTCCTCGAGGAGATCTCCCCTGAGGACTTCGAGGTCGGCGACGACCCCGGCACCGCAACCGATTCGTGACCGACACGCCCGGGCGCCGAGGCGGCCCGGTCGTTGACCACCTCCGACCCTGGTCGTACGGTGAAAGCACACCGCACGACAGCGGTGTGATTACCTCGGGCGCTCCCGCGCCCGCCGCTCCAGGAGGCCCGGTGGACCGCACGTCGCAGGACGACACCCCTCCGGTCTCGGCGCGCGCGCAGGGAGTGCTCTTCGACGACGACCTGCCTGAGCTGCGCGAGGACCTCGGCTACCGGGGTCCGGCAGCCTGCAAGGCGGCCGGCATCACCTACCGTCAGCTCGACTACTGGGCCCGCACCGGGCTCGTCGAGCCGTCCGTGCGGGGGGCCCACGGCTCCGGCAGCCAGCGCCTCTACGGCTTCCGGGACATCCTCGTCCTCAAGGTCGTCAAGCGCCTGCTCGACACCGGCGTCTCGCTCCAGCAGATCCGGGTCGCCATCTCGCACCTGCGCGAGCGCGGCGTCGAGGACCTCGCCCAGATCACCCTCATGAGCGACGGCGCGAGCGTCTACGAGTGCACCTCCGCGGACGAGGTCATCGACCTCGTCCAGGGCGGTCAGGGCGTCTTCGGGATCGCCGTCGGGCGCGTCTGGCGCGAGGTCGAGGGCTCGCTCATGGAGCTGCCCTCGGAGCGCTACGACGACGAGGACCCGGCCGACATGCCCGAGGTCCCGGGCGACGAGATCGGCGCCCGTCGCCGCGCCAAGCTCGCCTGAGCCTCCCTTCCGCGCACCCCCGACGGGTGTCCCGACCTGCCGCCGACCCGGCTGCGGAACGTCGGCGCGCTGATATTGTCGGCCTCGCTGCACACCCCGTGGGGGAGAGTCCCCGTGTCGCACGACGACGGGGCGCCGAAGGGGCAAACTCCCCGGAACCTCTCAGGCGCCCGGACCCCGCGGATCAGGCATCTCTGGAGCGCCCCGGCGCGACAGATGGGGAGGCGTACCTGCTGTGCCTCGATCACCTAGGGAGCCTTCATGACTGCACCGTCTCTGCCCGACTTCGTCGGCCGTCACATCGGCCCGCGCGACCACGACGTCGACGCGATGCTCGAGACGGTGGGACAGCCGAGCCTCGAGGCGCTGTGCGACGTCGCGGTGCCCGGAGCGATCCGGATGAGCGGGTCGCTCGACGTCGAGGCCGCGACGAGCGAGCTGGCGGTCCTCGAGGAGCTGCGCGGCCTCGCGGAGAAGAACTCCGTGCTCACCTCCATGATCGGCCTCGGCTACTACGGCACGATCACGCCGCCGGTCATCCAGCGCAACGTCCTCGAGAACCCGGCCTGGTACACCGCCTACACGCCGTACCAGCCGGAGATCTCCCAGGGCCGGCTCGAGGCCCTGCTGAACTTCCAGACGGTCGTCAGCGACCTCACCGCGCTGAGCATCTCCGGGGCGTCCCTGCTCGACGAGTCCACCGCCGCCGCCGAGGCGATGACCCTCATGCGCCGCGCCTCGAAGGTCAAGGACGGTGCGGTCCTGCTCGTCGACGAGGGGCTCTTCCCGCAGACGCGTGCGGTCATCGAGACCCGGGCGACCCCCCTCGGGATCTCCGTCGTCGCGGCCGACCTGCGTGAGGTCACCTCGACCGAGGACCTCGAGCGCCTCACCGACGGTCGCGGTGTCTTCGGCGTCATGGTCCAGTACCCGGCGGCCGACGGCCTGATCCATGACTGG
Proteins encoded:
- the ftsR gene encoding transcriptional regulator FtsR — its product is MPGAGPSVGIGAVLDALVEDHPDVTISKIRYLEAQGLITPERTPKGSRRYRPEDIERLRFVLTAQRDRFWPLKVIHAHLDALDRGLVPAEVPSGETAVVPPTGGRTDADALLPRPPLRLTAEELRAAAGIDAATLRDLVSYGLVRAHAGHYGAEDLDVAVAAGALVEAGIEVRHLRPFRTAAEREVGLVEHVRARTPGRGAAREAEMQRRAAEVAAACLDLHTALVRAQVGALR
- a CDS encoding bifunctional nuclease family protein, which produces MIVLDVLGVRVEMPTSQPIVLLRERDGSRYVPIWIGAAEATSIAYAQEGVEPPRPLTHDLLVDVVEAVGRKVASVEIVRLDEGVFYANLVLDDGTRVDARSSDAIAVALRCGADILATEALVDAAGVESSAEEDEVEKFKEFLEEISPEDFEVGDDPGTATDS
- a CDS encoding MerR family transcriptional regulator, producing the protein MDRTSQDDTPPVSARAQGVLFDDDLPELREDLGYRGPAACKAAGITYRQLDYWARTGLVEPSVRGAHGSGSQRLYGFRDILVLKVVKRLLDTGVSLQQIRVAISHLRERGVEDLAQITLMSDGASVYECTSADEVIDLVQGGQGVFGIAVGRVWREVEGSLMELPSERYDDEDPADMPEVPGDEIGARRRAKLA